A genomic region of Mycobacterium sp. Aquia_213 contains the following coding sequences:
- a CDS encoding flavin monoamine oxidase family protein, which yields MSLPPGDTRIYARVSVCREHSQTSSANHLVRVQFSGRPSSGERTAMSELESEFCVVGAGYAGLTAAYRLHRAGHSVTVLEASPRIGGRTWSAQLSDGTLFEIGGQWVADAQAQPDIRRLMDELDVEVYAQYDQGKTIFVDSSNKVHEYDAHDSNPLKALPPISMPAKLDLGKAILSMEKMSEVVDPEAPWDDIKFPFTVSLGPGTTREADQMTVQSWFDLNIITKDAKALLGAAIVGYTGVELGACSLLHWLFVLKTYRSKLFNMSGQAPGQAQQYRVRGGMRQIADRIVAKLDPDSVHTGSPVRQITQDASGVTVSAENVSVRARRVVVATNISMTNFIGFDPILPPDRAQLQHRVPTGSFWKIWLVYDEAFWRKRGLVGESISIYAGDYSPNARESAFDETSDKPGLMSVFIAGDKARDFNRLTRAERKAQVLKEMSHRFGADGAQLSERITFPAVLPQNPEPDSYFEFNWSMDEWTRGDFAGCMGPGVWTGSGFGPAVREPVGRVHWAGVDTSTYSYHCVSGAAQSGERAAAEVLAAE from the coding sequence ATGTCGTTGCCGCCTGGGGATACTCGCATTTACGCCCGCGTCAGCGTTTGTCGGGAACACTCGCAAACTTCATCCGCTAACCACCTGGTCCGCGTACAGTTTTCCGGTCGACCCTCAAGCGGCGAGAGGACAGCGATGTCTGAGCTTGAATCCGAATTCTGTGTCGTCGGTGCGGGATACGCCGGGCTAACCGCGGCATACCGCCTTCATCGAGCAGGCCACTCCGTGACGGTGCTCGAGGCCTCGCCGCGCATCGGCGGTCGCACCTGGAGTGCACAGCTCTCGGACGGCACCTTGTTCGAGATCGGCGGGCAATGGGTGGCCGACGCGCAGGCGCAGCCCGATATCCGGCGGCTGATGGACGAACTCGACGTCGAGGTGTACGCGCAATACGACCAAGGCAAGACGATATTTGTGGATTCCTCGAACAAGGTCCACGAGTACGACGCCCACGATTCCAATCCGCTCAAAGCGTTGCCTCCGATATCCATGCCCGCGAAATTGGATTTGGGCAAGGCCATCCTCAGCATGGAAAAGATGTCCGAGGTCGTCGATCCCGAGGCACCGTGGGACGACATCAAGTTTCCGTTCACGGTCAGTCTGGGACCCGGCACGACGCGTGAAGCCGACCAGATGACCGTTCAGTCGTGGTTCGACCTGAACATCATCACCAAGGACGCAAAGGCGCTCCTGGGTGCCGCCATCGTCGGATACACGGGTGTCGAACTCGGTGCATGTTCGCTCCTGCATTGGCTTTTCGTGCTGAAAACCTACCGGAGCAAGCTGTTCAACATGAGTGGCCAGGCCCCGGGACAAGCGCAGCAATATCGGGTCCGCGGCGGAATGCGGCAGATAGCCGATCGGATCGTGGCCAAGCTGGATCCGGATAGCGTCCACACCGGGTCGCCGGTCCGCCAGATCACCCAGGACGCAAGCGGAGTCACGGTCAGCGCGGAGAACGTCAGCGTGCGGGCGCGCCGCGTCGTCGTCGCGACGAATATCTCGATGACGAACTTCATCGGTTTCGATCCGATACTGCCGCCGGACCGCGCTCAGTTGCAGCACCGGGTGCCGACGGGTTCCTTCTGGAAGATCTGGCTCGTTTACGACGAGGCGTTCTGGCGCAAGCGTGGGCTGGTCGGCGAATCGATCTCCATCTACGCCGGCGATTACAGCCCCAATGCGCGGGAAAGCGCATTCGACGAGACCAGCGACAAGCCCGGACTGATGAGCGTTTTCATTGCCGGCGACAAGGCGCGCGACTTCAATCGGTTGACCCGGGCGGAGCGCAAAGCGCAAGTGCTAAAGGAAATGTCGCATCGATTCGGAGCGGACGGCGCGCAGCTCTCGGAGCGGATCACGTTCCCGGCGGTATTGCCGCAGAACCCGGAGCCCGATTCCTACTTCGAGTTCAACTGGTCGATGGACGAATGGACGCGCGGGGATTTCGCCGGTTGCATGGGGCCGGGCGTTTGGACGGGGTCCGGATTCGGCCCGGCGGTACGCGAGCCGGTTGGACGCGTGCACTGGGCGGGTGTCGATACGTCCACGTACTCGTATCACTGTGTCAGCGGCGCGGCGCAATCGGGCGAGCGCGCAGCCGCCGAAGTGCTTGCAGCCGAATAG
- a CDS encoding alpha/beta fold hydrolase — protein sequence MTTAPEQFSTSGMGGIRIAADRQGDPLSRAVVFLHGGGQTRRSWGRAAAAVANRGWQAVTIDLRGHGESDWSSEGDYRVVSFAADVQEVLRGLPPKPVLVGASLGGFTSMLLAGEISPGIASAVVLVDIVPNMEQSGANRIHSFMSDRVESGFASLEEVADAIAEYNPHRPRPTDLDGLTTNLRRRGDRWYWHWDPQFISGTAAFPPFEVTDADRMHTAVEAILRSGVPMLLVRGQVSDLVSQERADEFLARFPEVEFTDVHGAGHMVAGDRNDVFAGAVLDFLSRHVDAG from the coding sequence ATGACGACGGCTCCTGAACAGTTCTCCACCTCGGGGATGGGCGGCATTCGTATCGCCGCTGACCGGCAGGGCGATCCGCTTTCGCGGGCGGTGGTGTTCCTGCACGGCGGGGGGCAGACCCGGCGTTCCTGGGGCCGTGCGGCGGCCGCGGTCGCCAATCGCGGCTGGCAAGCCGTCACGATCGATTTGCGCGGTCATGGCGAGTCGGACTGGTCCAGCGAAGGCGACTATCGCGTCGTCAGCTTCGCCGCCGATGTCCAAGAGGTGCTGCGGGGCCTGCCCCCGAAACCGGTGCTGGTGGGCGCCTCGCTGGGCGGATTCACTTCGATGCTGCTGGCGGGGGAGATCTCGCCCGGCATCGCCAGTGCCGTCGTTCTTGTCGACATCGTTCCCAACATGGAGCAATCGGGGGCGAATCGCATTCACAGCTTCATGTCCGACCGGGTGGAATCCGGCTTCGCCTCACTTGAGGAAGTCGCCGACGCGATCGCCGAATACAACCCCCACCGCCCCCGGCCGACCGATCTCGACGGCTTGACCACCAACCTGCGCCGTCGCGGCGATCGCTGGTATTGGCACTGGGATCCCCAATTCATCAGTGGCACCGCGGCTTTCCCGCCATTCGAGGTCACCGACGCCGATCGCATGCACACCGCCGTCGAGGCGATCCTGCGCAGCGGTGTGCCCATGCTCCTGGTTCGTGGCCAAGTGAGCGACCTGGTCAGCCAGGAGCGCGCCGACGAATTTTTGGCGCGCTTTCCTGAGGTCGAGTTCACCGATGTCCACGGTGCGGGGCATATGGTCGCCGGCGATCGCAACGACGTGTTCGCCGGAGCCGTGCTGGATTTCCTGTCCCGCCACGTCGACGCGGGATAA
- a CDS encoding nuclear transport factor 2 family protein: MTTDAELRDRVARLEARAEIFDCVQRYARGIDRRDRELLRSAYHDDAVAAHDRRDPPYDRPLSATRGGANP; this comes from the coding sequence ATGACGACCGACGCCGAACTGCGTGACCGGGTGGCCCGCCTGGAAGCCCGAGCCGAGATCTTCGACTGCGTGCAGCGCTACGCACGGGGCATCGATCGACGTGATCGGGAGCTGCTGCGCTCGGCTTATCACGACGATGCGGTCGCCGCGCACGACCGCAGAGATCCGCCCTATGACCGGCCACTGTCGGCGACCCGGGGGGGCGCAAACCCGTAA
- a CDS encoding S1 family peptidase gives MVIARLQGLGLSVALMAAATMFANTAAAEAPPTPGVQLEDESGKCTAGFAAQGDDGSYYLLTSGHCDAHDGSTWTYGASVPLGTITASEKEGDKRDAAIIRLNPAVGVPTGGVGGLMVRDVLGSSQLKVGTPFCKLGAVTGETCGTITSIDGDVVEASVFSLGGDSGSPGYVKNDDGSVSAVGILMSSPEGDDNTTYFTLVQPLLGKWGIHLLP, from the coding sequence GTGGTTATAGCGCGGTTGCAGGGGTTGGGGTTGTCCGTTGCCTTGATGGCGGCGGCGACGATGTTCGCGAATACGGCTGCGGCAGAGGCGCCGCCGACGCCGGGCGTGCAGCTCGAAGATGAAAGCGGAAAGTGCACAGCGGGTTTCGCGGCCCAGGGCGATGATGGCAGCTATTACTTGCTGACCAGCGGGCACTGCGACGCGCACGACGGTTCGACGTGGACCTACGGCGCGAGCGTCCCGCTCGGAACGATCACCGCCAGTGAGAAAGAAGGCGACAAGCGCGACGCCGCCATCATCCGCCTCAACCCTGCCGTCGGTGTGCCGACCGGTGGTGTCGGCGGTTTGATGGTGCGAGATGTGTTGGGCAGCAGCCAACTTAAGGTGGGTACGCCCTTTTGCAAGCTGGGGGCGGTTACGGGGGAGACCTGCGGCACGATCACCAGCATCGACGGCGACGTGGTCGAAGCCAGCGTGTTTAGTCTGGGGGGCGACAGCGGCAGTCCCGGCTACGTGAAGAACGACGACGGCAGCGTGAGCGCGGTCGGCATCTTGATGTCCTCGCCCGAGGGTGACGACAACACCACGTACTTCACCCTCGTGCAGCCGCTGCTGGGCAAGTGGGGAATCCACCTCCTGCCCTGA
- a CDS encoding MAP_0585 family protein — protein MSKKRVSAIALAAGLSISALNPGFASAFPLDPPPPCPGGNCHGGPGGPGGGPHSPEAPATSVAPASTAVPQTTAAPQTTAAPQTTAAPQTTEQPSPHTTAPQTTASAPTTTAPATQTTTPPVTQTTTPAEQTTTPPSSHTTTPAEQTTTAPSSQTTTPAGSQTTSPSGQRPTRTVVAPSTQPPHEPYQPRGTYLTATAEIGGPMDSSVGFSIVGHGAPPPPPPRGWGWNDGPPPGHPPPHWQGPPPPGGWDGPPPAGGWNRPWAGPPRDVVYARSNFSPFAYNTFTVVPVFNWQFGGWGYWFFGVWIPLY, from the coding sequence ATGTCTAAGAAGCGTGTCAGCGCGATAGCGCTCGCGGCGGGGCTCAGTATCTCGGCGTTGAACCCGGGATTCGCGAGTGCCTTCCCACTCGACCCACCGCCGCCGTGCCCGGGCGGCAACTGCCACGGTGGTCCCGGCGGGCCCGGTGGTGGACCGCACAGCCCGGAAGCGCCGGCAACCTCTGTCGCGCCGGCATCCACGGCGGTTCCGCAGACCACCGCCGCGCCGCAGACCACGGCCGCCCCTCAGACGACGGCCGCGCCGCAGACCACCGAGCAGCCGAGTCCGCACACCACCGCGCCGCAAACAACCGCGAGTGCGCCGACCACGACCGCACCTGCCACGCAGACCACGACGCCGCCGGTCACCCAAACGACGACGCCGGCCGAACAGACCACAACGCCGCCGAGCTCACACACGACGACGCCGGCCGAACAAACGACCACTGCCCCGAGCTCCCAAACCACGACGCCGGCGGGCAGCCAAACCACCTCGCCGTCCGGACAGCGGCCCACCCGGACCGTGGTCGCGCCGAGCACTCAACCTCCGCACGAGCCCTACCAGCCGCGTGGCACCTACCTGACGGCCACCGCCGAGATCGGCGGTCCGATGGACTCGTCCGTCGGCTTCAGCATCGTCGGCCACGGGGCACCGCCTCCGCCGCCGCCGCGGGGCTGGGGCTGGAACGATGGTCCGCCTCCGGGCCACCCGCCGCCACACTGGCAAGGCCCGCCGCCTCCGGGTGGCTGGGACGGACCGCCGCCTGCCGGTGGCTGGAACCGCCCGTGGGCCGGGCCGCCGCGTGACGTGGTGTATGCCCGCTCCAACTTCTCGCCGTTCGCCTACAACACCTTCACCGTCGTTCCGGTCTTCAACTGGCAGTTCGGCGGCTGGGGTTACTGGTTCTTCGGCGTGTGGATTCCGCTTTACTGA
- a CDS encoding lipoprotein LpqH, which translates to MKREIVIGAAGVAMVVASCVGCSSNKSNTGASGTAAAPAGPQVIVDGQKQNVTGAVTCTPAGDNINIGIGDASAGVGAVISTANPPIVHAVGLGNVNGIALGYSDAAPNQASNAGAAVDGKTYAIKGTATGTDMTNPDQPQTITKPFEMDLTCP; encoded by the coding sequence GTGAAACGTGAGATCGTGATCGGCGCGGCGGGCGTGGCCATGGTGGTCGCAAGCTGTGTCGGCTGTTCGAGCAACAAGTCCAACACCGGTGCATCGGGTACGGCAGCGGCACCGGCCGGCCCCCAGGTCATCGTGGACGGCCAAAAGCAGAACGTCACCGGCGCGGTCACTTGTACGCCGGCCGGTGACAACATCAACATCGGCATCGGTGATGCCTCCGCGGGCGTGGGCGCGGTGATCAGCACCGCCAACCCGCCCATCGTGCACGCGGTCGGGCTGGGCAACGTCAACGGCATCGCCCTCGGCTATTCCGATGCCGCGCCGAACCAGGCCAGCAACGCCGGGGCCGCGGTGGACGGCAAGACCTACGCGATCAAGGGCACCGCAACCGGGACCGACATGACGAACCCGGATCAGCCGCAGACGATAACCAAGCCTTTTGAGATGGACCTGACCTGCCCGTAG